In Saccharicrinis fermentans DSM 9555 = JCM 21142, a genomic segment contains:
- a CDS encoding sensor histidine kinase produces the protein MKKKSFTGLVALMTFSLLGIILVQFLWMNNAIKVRKEKFNATIYDAMNATVIRMQREQQANYFFRQFIPQRYSSIPKMDTSPQSNTPYFPPSNGKADRLSPEDIIQKKSSTNQALNRGHIETHIEFQQNGQPKEVIIAQNNFDVNSEEDIYRAQKTLKLWQDSIKKVIKKSADLSALNFINQFSFEIERRSTNPADGVDAETLTRILNYELKARGIDLAYEYAVINKNNGVQTRICSSEYDRDKSNFGFVADLFPDDLIRSWSPLALDIYFPNQKLFIYKSLHILLGSSLLFTLFILITFYFTFRTILNQKKLSEIKSDFINNMTHEFKTPIATINLATDNIANPMIIDKPAHISPFLKIIKEENKRMNNQVERVLQMSLIEKQDFQLVQIKADLHILIQEAVEKIKLLAEQKSAVIQTDLQADLTVFNVDEVHFTNVIMNLLENALKYAKKTPEIKVSTQNTNSGIEIRISDNGIGMTKEQQSKAFEKFFRATKGNIHNVKGFGLGLSYVKAILDQHNGHIFVKSKLGEGTTFRLILPYS, from the coding sequence ATGAAGAAGAAATCGTTTACAGGATTAGTGGCATTAATGACCTTTTCATTATTGGGCATCATCTTGGTTCAGTTTTTATGGATGAACAATGCCATTAAAGTACGAAAAGAAAAATTTAACGCCACCATTTACGATGCAATGAATGCCACGGTTATACGTATGCAGCGCGAACAACAGGCTAACTATTTCTTTCGTCAATTCATTCCTCAACGCTATAGTAGCATACCTAAGATGGATACATCGCCACAAAGCAACACGCCTTATTTTCCACCATCCAATGGCAAGGCAGACAGACTTTCTCCTGAAGATATCATACAAAAGAAAAGCTCCACTAATCAAGCGCTCAACAGAGGTCATATTGAAACACACATAGAATTTCAACAAAACGGACAGCCCAAAGAGGTGATCATAGCACAAAATAATTTTGACGTAAACAGCGAAGAAGATATTTATCGCGCCCAGAAGACCTTGAAGCTATGGCAAGATTCTATTAAAAAAGTCATTAAAAAAAGTGCTGATCTAAGTGCCCTAAATTTTATCAACCAATTTAGTTTCGAAATCGAGAGACGTTCAACAAACCCTGCCGATGGAGTTGACGCAGAAACACTTACTCGAATATTAAATTATGAATTAAAAGCTCGAGGCATAGACCTCGCGTACGAATATGCGGTCATCAACAAAAATAATGGTGTACAAACCCGAATCTGCTCAAGCGAATACGACAGAGACAAGAGCAACTTTGGGTTTGTTGCAGACCTGTTTCCCGATGACCTGATACGAAGCTGGTCGCCACTGGCATTGGACATATACTTTCCCAATCAAAAATTATTCATCTATAAATCGTTACACATTTTACTGGGGTCTTCACTACTATTCACCCTATTTATTCTCATCACCTTTTATTTCACATTTAGGACCATCCTTAACCAGAAAAAACTTTCTGAAATAAAATCAGATTTCATCAATAACATGACCCATGAATTTAAAACACCCATTGCTACCATTAACTTGGCTACCGATAATATTGCAAACCCCATGATTATAGACAAACCAGCGCATATCTCTCCTTTTCTTAAAATAATTAAAGAGGAAAATAAACGCATGAACAACCAGGTAGAACGAGTACTGCAAATGTCTTTGATTGAGAAACAAGATTTTCAACTGGTACAAATCAAGGCCGACCTGCATATTTTAATCCAGGAAGCCGTTGAGAAAATAAAACTACTGGCAGAGCAAAAATCAGCCGTCATACAAACTGATTTACAGGCTGACCTCACAGTTTTTAACGTGGACGAGGTACATTTTACCAATGTGATTATGAACCTCTTAGAAAACGCATTAAAATACGCTAAAAAAACACCTGAAATAAAGGTAAGCACACAAAACACCAACAGCGGAATAGAGATTCGCATAAGCGACAATGGCATTGGCATGACAAAAGAACAACAGTCCAAGGCTTTTGAAAAGTTCTTCAGAGCAACCAAAGGCAACATACACAATGTTAAAGGATTTGGACTTGGACTAAGCTATGTAAAAGCCATTTTAGACCAACACAACGGTCATATTTTTGTAAAAAGCAAACTTGGTGAAGGCACTACATTTAGGTTAATTTTA
- a CDS encoding DUF2851 family protein — protein sequence MFSKLWWKSSTKHYNCMHEEFLHYLWQYKMYNNRSLKTQCGLHVEVIHPGTYNVNAGPDFFNAKIKIGDTLWAGNVEVHINASDWNEHKHQMDKAYDNVILHVVEKDDVPITRSNGQLIPVLKITYASRLLNEYLQLTNSNDWLACAAHLKEVSSFDISLWMQRMLIEKLEHKTMDIQRMLDLTIQNWDETFYRLLFRSFGFGVNGDPFELLAQSIPLKILLKYCDNRLLVEALLFGQAGFLEEVNEEGYVNHLVRDYRFLKDKHGLRPIEKHLWKFLRLRPSNFPTIRMAQLAALLIKLKGVFGMLINEPDIKRVNKFFEVEVSPYWQQHYTFQRKSCKKGKNIGIHSRNLIIINTIVPYLFAYGKLNGDNGYIQRSLDWLSGIRAEKNALLDQWVAKEISVNNAGDSQALIYLSKNYCKLKKCLRCRIGHQVLAIKNDA from the coding sequence ATGTTTAGTAAATTATGGTGGAAATCATCAACCAAACATTACAATTGTATGCACGAAGAATTTCTGCATTATTTATGGCAGTATAAGATGTATAATAACAGGTCACTGAAAACGCAATGTGGCTTGCATGTAGAGGTTATTCATCCGGGAACGTATAATGTCAATGCGGGACCAGATTTTTTTAATGCTAAAATAAAAATCGGAGATACCCTTTGGGCTGGAAATGTAGAGGTGCATATCAATGCCTCAGATTGGAATGAGCATAAGCACCAAATGGACAAAGCCTACGATAATGTTATTTTGCATGTTGTAGAAAAGGACGATGTGCCAATAACCCGGAGCAATGGACAACTGATACCGGTATTGAAAATCACCTATGCGAGTAGATTGTTGAACGAATATTTGCAGCTCACCAACAGTAATGATTGGTTAGCTTGTGCAGCGCACCTCAAAGAGGTTAGTTCATTTGATATTTCCCTGTGGATGCAGCGTATGCTGATAGAGAAGCTGGAACATAAGACGATGGATATTCAGCGTATGTTAGATTTAACTATCCAAAATTGGGACGAAACATTTTATAGGTTGCTTTTTCGTAGTTTTGGCTTTGGAGTGAATGGAGATCCGTTTGAATTACTGGCCCAATCTATTCCCTTGAAAATATTACTTAAATATTGTGATAACAGGCTTCTTGTAGAAGCTTTGCTTTTTGGGCAGGCAGGATTTCTGGAGGAAGTGAATGAAGAAGGCTATGTTAATCATTTGGTGAGAGATTATCGCTTCTTGAAGGACAAGCATGGCCTGCGTCCCATAGAGAAGCATTTATGGAAATTCCTGAGGTTGCGCCCCTCTAATTTTCCAACCATTCGTATGGCACAGCTTGCGGCACTGTTGATTAAATTGAAAGGAGTATTTGGTATGCTTATTAATGAGCCGGATATTAAAAGGGTTAATAAGTTTTTCGAGGTGGAGGTGTCTCCCTACTGGCAACAGCACTATACATTTCAAAGAAAATCATGTAAAAAAGGAAAGAATATTGGAATTCATTCAAGAAATCTTATTATTATTAATACTATTGTTCCTTATTTATTTGCCTATGGAAAGTTGAATGGTGATAATGGATACATACAGAGGTCATTGGATTGGCTGAGTGGAATCAGAGCCGAGAAAAATGCCCTGTTGGATCAATGGGTAGCCAAGGAAATATCGGTGAATAATGCAGGAGATTCACAGGCTTTAATATATTTGTCTAAAAATTATTGCAAATTAAAAAAATGCCTACGGTGTAGGATCGGACATCAGGTTTTGGCCATTAAAAACGACGCGTGA
- a CDS encoding potassium channel family protein — protein MKQGTLYLDNFKTIVYGVAALILIVLFGSVGFMLIEHYSFVDALYMTMITVSTVGFREVFPLSDGGKLFTVLLIIFSLGIFGYAITSITRLVVEGALQQSYKSYQLKKKIVKLEDHIIVCGYGRNGYQACVELKDHGEKFVILEKRDNVVARILEDPTLLYVQGDASSEEVLDVAQIRRAKALITALPNDADNMFVVLTARELNPKLKIISRASDFRSDVKLRHAGATNVIMPDRIGGQRMAKLVIQPDVVEFVEYILLQKSKEVKLTEIECEMMDPLNESRTIQELNLRKKTGANLMGLKTPEGTYIYNPSPQIKISPRDKLFVLGTDEQVELFKEILKDSRM, from the coding sequence GTGAAGCAAGGAACTTTATATTTAGATAATTTTAAAACCATCGTTTACGGGGTAGCCGCTTTAATTTTAATTGTTCTGTTTGGTAGTGTCGGTTTTATGTTGATTGAGCATTATTCGTTTGTTGATGCCTTGTACATGACCATGATCACCGTGTCAACAGTGGGATTTAGAGAAGTGTTTCCCTTGTCCGATGGAGGGAAGCTTTTTACAGTCCTTCTTATTATATTTAGTTTAGGAATATTTGGTTATGCCATCACTTCTATTACTCGCTTGGTAGTTGAAGGAGCATTACAACAGTCGTATAAATCGTATCAGTTGAAAAAGAAGATCGTAAAACTTGAAGACCATATTATTGTATGTGGGTATGGTAGAAATGGTTACCAGGCTTGTGTCGAATTAAAGGATCATGGTGAAAAATTTGTCATCCTGGAAAAGCGAGATAATGTGGTGGCCAGAATTCTGGAAGATCCCACATTGCTTTATGTACAAGGGGATGCCAGTTCTGAAGAAGTGTTGGATGTGGCACAAATAAGAAGAGCCAAGGCTTTAATTACAGCTCTTCCGAATGATGCAGATAATATGTTTGTGGTGTTGACCGCCAGGGAATTAAATCCTAAGCTAAAAATCATAAGCCGAGCCAGTGATTTTCGATCCGATGTTAAGTTGCGACATGCGGGAGCTACCAATGTGATTATGCCAGACCGAATAGGTGGGCAGCGAATGGCCAAGCTGGTGATACAACCCGATGTGGTGGAGTTTGTGGAGTATATATTATTGCAAAAAAGTAAAGAGGTTAAGCTGACGGAAATTGAATGTGAAATGATGGATCCGCTTAACGAAAGCAGAACGATCCAGGAATTAAATCTTAGAAAAAAGACAGGAGCTAACCTGATGGGTCTAAAGACTCCTGAAGGAACCTATATTTATAACCCATCACCTCAAATAAAAATTTCGCCCCGTGATAAGTTATTTGTTTTGGGTACCGATGAGCAGGTGGAGCTGTTTAAAGAAATTCTAAAAGATAGTAGAATGTGA
- a CDS encoding YkgJ family cysteine cluster protein has product MTLETNLKKIQEIALQKREHNQAFRIFLEGQESDQIDDIVLRLNKEITPQIDCTACGNCCTKLRPIASVEVLKQFVDLDKIEEVKYAMSITCKHVKNKKCTQYLDRPEECRLYPYMDRDQFVSRIVGILQNYEICPIVYNICEHLKVELGWNAK; this is encoded by the coding sequence ATGACATTAGAAACAAATCTAAAAAAAATACAAGAAATTGCTCTTCAAAAAAGAGAACACAATCAGGCATTCCGAATTTTCCTGGAAGGTCAAGAATCAGATCAGATAGATGACATTGTCTTAAGACTAAATAAGGAAATTACACCTCAGATAGATTGTACAGCGTGTGGCAATTGCTGCACAAAACTCAGACCAATAGCTTCTGTGGAAGTGCTCAAGCAATTTGTTGATTTGGATAAAATTGAAGAAGTAAAATATGCGATGAGCATAACATGCAAGCATGTTAAAAATAAAAAATGCACCCAATACCTTGATCGCCCTGAAGAATGCAGGTTATATCCTTATATGGACAGGGATCAATTTGTATCACGAATAGTGGGTATACTTCAAAATTATGAAATATGTCCTATCGTCTATAATATTTGCGAGCATTTAAAAGTAGAACTAGGATGGAACGCTAAATAA
- a CDS encoding tetratricopeptide repeat protein, with protein sequence MNWLRSPRNTVYLLLATLLVIMPIMSLDAGISGDEKVHLEQAELVLQYFASWGQDKSAIHTPVTNLKYYGQSFDNLTTLLSHLLGIEDIYTFRHICNSIIGWLCILFTSRLAIHLSGHRAAIFTILIMAASPRFMGHSFNNLKDIPFALGYVASLFYMIKLISHLQNIRIQHALGLTLSMAFTLSIRPGGLLVLCYFIFFAGMTFLIMQKQNNNTLQIMPFALRMATIVLLSYLIGLLFWPYALENPIIHPLTSMKMMSDYPIRIRQLFEGEIYWSDQLPRYYLIKYVIITIPIIIFPLCLISVIELLKKQKSAILFLQKLILIFVIIFPFAYTSIVHSNVYGAWRHLLFIYPPLVILASTSLSWLINRINAKSIRLGISLAFMLSLLPSVLFIIKNHPIEYTYFNRLAGNYKDASINYELDYYYHSVRKASLWLKEHIEKKDTNQIKVASNYGIDVYLKKSNRAISLVYTPYYSRGNTDWDYGIFYRTTIAPAQIKQKLWPPAGTIKCIKTQGVTVCAIVKRQTYDDYRGKIAYEKANYQQAIKHLQRATQVDPGNEIAWINLGKSYLKNNHYKKAKNAFTQCLKMIPQYEPSMYYLAQTALLHGEMEKAETYYQEILENNNKSYQTYLAYAQLKELLNDTTNANRLLNQCLMINPHYKRAIKMKRRLNN encoded by the coding sequence ATGAATTGGCTTAGGTCACCCCGAAATACAGTATATCTATTATTGGCGACATTGCTGGTGATAATGCCTATCATGAGCCTGGACGCAGGCATCTCTGGTGATGAAAAGGTACATCTGGAACAAGCAGAGTTAGTGCTTCAATATTTTGCCAGTTGGGGACAGGACAAGTCGGCAATCCATACTCCTGTAACCAACTTAAAATATTATGGTCAATCATTTGACAATTTAACCACCCTACTATCCCATTTACTGGGTATAGAAGATATTTACACATTCCGCCATATTTGCAATTCAATCATTGGTTGGCTTTGTATTTTATTTACATCACGCCTTGCTATACATTTAAGTGGCCATAGAGCTGCCATATTTACCATATTGATAATGGCAGCCTCTCCCCGGTTCATGGGACATTCATTCAATAACTTAAAAGATATACCCTTTGCCTTAGGATATGTTGCCTCCTTATTTTATATGATAAAGCTGATATCCCATCTACAAAATATTCGAATACAACATGCGCTAGGATTAACATTGTCCATGGCCTTTACCCTTAGCATTCGTCCAGGAGGATTACTGGTACTTTGTTACTTTATTTTCTTTGCGGGCATGACTTTCCTTATCATGCAAAAGCAGAACAACAATACACTACAAATAATGCCTTTTGCACTTCGCATGGCCACCATTGTTCTTTTATCCTATTTAATAGGACTACTATTCTGGCCCTATGCGCTTGAAAACCCGATTATCCATCCACTCACTTCAATGAAGATGATGTCTGACTACCCCATCCGAATTCGTCAACTATTTGAAGGAGAAATTTATTGGAGTGATCAGTTACCCAGATACTATTTAATAAAATATGTAATCATTACCATCCCCATCATCATATTTCCTCTTTGTCTCATTTCTGTTATAGAGCTCCTAAAGAAACAAAAATCAGCTATTTTATTTCTCCAGAAGCTAATTTTAATATTTGTCATTATTTTCCCTTTTGCCTATACATCTATAGTCCATTCAAATGTATATGGAGCATGGCGTCATCTGTTATTCATCTATCCTCCTTTGGTAATTTTAGCTTCCACATCACTGTCTTGGCTCATAAATCGCATCAATGCTAAATCCATACGACTAGGAATATCCCTTGCATTTATGCTGAGTCTTTTACCTTCTGTACTATTTATAATCAAGAATCACCCCATAGAATACACATATTTTAACCGCCTAGCAGGCAATTATAAAGATGCTTCCATCAATTATGAATTAGACTATTATTACCACAGCGTTCGTAAAGCTTCCTTATGGTTAAAAGAACATATCGAAAAAAAAGACACCAATCAGATAAAGGTGGCTTCTAATTATGGAATAGATGTCTACCTAAAAAAAAGTAACAGAGCCATATCTCTGGTCTACACACCATATTACTCGAGAGGAAATACTGATTGGGATTATGGTATTTTTTACCGAACAACCATTGCACCTGCACAGATAAAACAAAAATTATGGCCCCCAGCTGGCACCATAAAATGCATCAAAACTCAAGGAGTAACCGTTTGTGCCATCGTCAAAAGGCAAACCTACGATGATTATCGGGGAAAAATAGCTTACGAAAAAGCAAACTACCAACAGGCCATTAAGCACCTACAAAGAGCCACCCAGGTGGATCCCGGAAACGAAATTGCGTGGATCAACCTAGGTAAATCATACTTAAAAAACAACCATTATAAAAAAGCCAAAAATGCTTTTACCCAATGTTTAAAAATGATACCTCAGTATGAGCCCAGCATGTATTATCTGGCTCAAACAGCTTTGCTCCATGGCGAAATGGAAAAAGCAGAAACATATTACCAAGAGATCTTAGAAAATAATAATAAAAGCTATCAAACCTACTTAGCCTATGCGCAGTTAAAAGAACTTTTAAACGACACAACAAATGCAAACCGGTTACTGAACCAATGTTTAATGATCAACCCCCATTATAAACGAGCCATTAAAATGAAACGAAGATTAAATAATTAA
- a CDS encoding glycosyltransferase family 2 protein: MISVVIPIYNEESLLGELVKRTITALQHTGQDFELLFVDDGSTDNSMDLLLQLHTIDKRIKIMSLSRNFGHQAAYTAGIDYAQGEYLVLMDGDLQDPPELIPQMFTLLNSGSFDIVNGYRKANTSRFTRNIYTRIFHQLFKRLSAMEDIEHIGNFSMLNKAATHALRTLTEKSRYLPGLRHFIGFRKTSISYQREKRGSGCSMSTRQLFTLACDAIFSFSKLPLKFCLIMGIIGIITSFLAGIYILLSKTLALSPLGWSSTLTSIFFLGSIQLIFLGILGEYVFRIYRESQNRPIYFVREFHTDQKKIKRHELA; this comes from the coding sequence ATGATTTCAGTCGTAATACCCATATACAACGAAGAATCACTGCTAGGTGAGTTGGTGAAGCGTACCATAACAGCGCTCCAACACACTGGGCAGGATTTTGAGCTCTTATTTGTGGATGATGGATCTACCGACAATAGTATGGATCTATTGCTTCAACTCCACACCATTGATAAACGAATCAAAATCATGTCCTTATCACGCAACTTTGGACATCAAGCAGCCTACACCGCTGGTATTGATTATGCACAGGGCGAATATTTGGTACTCATGGATGGAGACCTACAAGATCCTCCCGAATTAATCCCTCAAATGTTCACATTGTTAAATTCCGGATCCTTTGATATCGTAAATGGATATAGAAAAGCCAACACGTCCCGATTCACACGAAATATATATACCCGGATATTTCACCAATTATTTAAACGACTATCAGCAATGGAAGACATTGAACATATCGGCAACTTTTCAATGCTAAATAAGGCAGCTACCCATGCTTTACGCACATTAACGGAGAAGAGCAGATACCTACCAGGACTTCGCCATTTCATAGGCTTTAGAAAAACATCCATCAGCTACCAACGTGAGAAACGAGGGTCCGGCTGTTCCATGAGCACCCGCCAACTTTTCACATTGGCATGTGACGCCATTTTCTCTTTCTCAAAGTTGCCACTGAAATTCTGTTTAATCATGGGTATCATCGGTATTATCACTTCTTTTTTAGCTGGCATATACATTCTTCTTTCAAAAACATTGGCACTCTCCCCCCTTGGCTGGTCATCTACTTTGACCAGTATATTTTTTCTGGGTTCTATTCAGCTAATATTTCTTGGAATATTGGGCGAGTACGTATTTCGCATTTATCGTGAATCACAGAATAGACCCATTTATTTTGTGCGTGAATTCCATACGGATCAAAAGAAAATTAAACGCCATGAATTGGCTTAG
- a CDS encoding Gfo/Idh/MocA family protein: MKKIKLGMIGGGTGAFIGDAHRRASRICNDFQLIGGVFSKDFEKGKLFAAHEGLDTHRCYPDLNTFIEREMALSANERIEAVSIVTPNALHYQSASKLLKAGFHVICEKPMTVTVEEAEDLQKTVKKSGLSFALAHTYAGYPMVRQMRELVKSGILGNIHRVDAQYYQGWVNSMIQGTDSGIQGVWRLDPQHAGLSSCMGDIGVHAFHLIEYTTGLCVSRVLSDLSPVKDHIQLDLDGTVLLQLPHNIKGVIRSSQVTAGEENNLTIGIYGSKASLKWSQENPNFLYMLSDTEPTKVYKPAHEYNTQFAEASHMMPSGHPEGIYEALGNIYKGMAKSIRGEDTFDGEFPGVLDGVRGMKFIKNVVESNKEGNIWKEL; encoded by the coding sequence ATGAAAAAAATAAAATTAGGAATGATTGGAGGCGGAACCGGCGCTTTTATAGGAGATGCACACCGAAGAGCCTCCCGTATATGCAACGATTTTCAACTCATAGGTGGAGTCTTTAGTAAGGATTTTGAAAAAGGAAAGCTGTTTGCTGCACACGAAGGCCTGGACACCCATAGGTGTTACCCCGATCTAAATACTTTTATTGAAAGGGAGATGGCTCTATCAGCCAACGAAAGAATAGAAGCAGTATCCATTGTAACACCCAATGCACTTCATTACCAATCGGCCAGCAAATTATTAAAAGCAGGCTTTCACGTGATCTGCGAAAAGCCGATGACCGTTACCGTAGAAGAAGCAGAAGATTTACAGAAAACAGTAAAGAAAAGCGGTCTCAGCTTTGCCCTTGCACACACTTATGCTGGTTACCCCATGGTACGCCAGATGAGAGAACTGGTTAAATCCGGAATACTGGGCAATATCCATCGCGTTGATGCGCAATATTACCAGGGATGGGTAAATTCGATGATTCAAGGAACAGACTCCGGTATTCAAGGAGTATGGCGACTAGACCCTCAGCACGCAGGACTAAGCAGTTGCATGGGAGATATAGGCGTACATGCATTTCATTTAATTGAATATACCACTGGTCTTTGTGTAAGCCGTGTACTTTCTGATCTAAGTCCAGTGAAAGACCATATTCAACTTGATCTGGATGGAACAGTACTACTGCAGTTACCCCACAATATCAAAGGAGTGATCCGTTCAAGCCAAGTAACAGCAGGTGAAGAGAACAATCTGACCATTGGCATCTATGGTTCCAAGGCCAGCTTAAAATGGAGTCAAGAGAATCCTAACTTTTTATATATGCTAAGTGATACCGAACCCACAAAAGTTTATAAGCCGGCACATGAATATAACACTCAATTTGCAGAAGCCAGTCATATGATGCCATCGGGACACCCAGAGGGAATATACGAGGCATTGGGTAACATCTACAAGGGGATGGCCAAATCTATACGCGGAGAAGACACCTTCGATGGAGAATTCCCAGGCGTACTGGATGGAGTACGTGGCATGAAGTTCATCAAAAATGTAGTAGAATCTAACAAAGAAGGCAATATTTGGAAAGAGCTATAG
- a CDS encoding sugar phosphate isomerase/epimerase family protein produces MSRKVTLFTGQWADLDFETICQKAHSFGYDGLELACWGNHFEVDKADQAYCDEKQAILKKYDLKVYAISTHLIGQAVCDHIDERHKAILPNYIYGDGKPEGVRQRAAAEIIKTAEAAKRLGVKIVNGFTGSSIWHLLYAFPPAPQEMIDAGFKDFSERWTPILDAYDKLGIQYALEVHPTEIAFDIASAERTLQAIHYHPSFGFNYDPSHLGYQGVDYVKFINKFAQHIVHVHMKDVAWSDTPTEAGVFGGHTNFGDARRFWDFRSMGRGNINFEKIIRALNRINYTGPLSVEWEDGAMDREQGASESCRYVKQVDFTPSNLAFDAAFDTENQ; encoded by the coding sequence ATGAGCAGAAAAGTCACCTTATTCACCGGTCAATGGGCCGATTTAGATTTTGAAACCATATGTCAAAAAGCCCATAGCTTTGGTTACGACGGACTAGAATTAGCTTGCTGGGGAAACCATTTTGAGGTGGACAAAGCAGATCAGGCCTATTGTGATGAAAAACAGGCCATCCTAAAAAAATACGATTTAAAAGTCTATGCTATCTCAACCCACCTGATTGGGCAAGCCGTATGTGACCACATAGATGAGCGCCACAAAGCAATCTTACCCAACTATATATATGGCGATGGTAAACCCGAGGGTGTCAGACAAAGAGCCGCAGCTGAAATAATTAAAACAGCCGAAGCAGCTAAAAGACTGGGCGTAAAAATTGTGAACGGATTCACCGGCAGTTCTATCTGGCACTTATTGTACGCCTTTCCACCTGCACCACAAGAAATGATAGATGCAGGATTCAAAGACTTTTCCGAACGCTGGACTCCCATACTGGATGCATATGATAAATTAGGAATCCAGTACGCACTAGAAGTTCACCCCACTGAAATAGCTTTTGATATTGCCTCGGCCGAAAGAACATTGCAAGCCATTCATTACCACCCCAGCTTCGGTTTTAACTACGACCCCAGCCACCTGGGTTACCAAGGAGTTGACTATGTGAAATTTATCAACAAATTCGCCCAACATATTGTACACGTACATATGAAAGATGTCGCATGGAGTGATACGCCCACAGAAGCGGGTGTTTTTGGTGGACATACAAATTTTGGTGATGCGCGACGCTTTTGGGATTTCAGAAGTATGGGACGAGGTAATATCAACTTTGAAAAGATAATCAGAGCGCTCAATCGCATAAATTACACAGGCCCCCTTTCTGTTGAATGGGAAGATGGTGCCATGGACAGAGAACAAGGAGCCTCCGAATCATGTCGTTATGTGAAACAGGTCGATTTTACACCCTCAAACTTAGCGTTTGATGCAGCCTTCGACACGGAAAACCAGTAG
- a CDS encoding 3-keto-disaccharide hydrolase has protein sequence MKIRLLILTLLFTGFSVSYGQDNHKMQPKETEDWSRKPPVVSPGTKRNPPSDAIVLFNGKNLDRWKKQGSNEPADWKVKRKKMQVSPPKGGIESRQKFGDCQLHIEWKTPVQDVKAGKTGQKCGNSGIFLMGLYEVQVLNSFENETYYNGMASSIYKQHIPLANATLKPGKWQSYDIIFTAPTFNSDKTLKSPAYITVIHNGILVQNHVEIKGPTTFIGRPSYKYHEAKGPISLQDHNNKVSYRNIWIREL, from the coding sequence ATGAAAATAAGATTACTAATACTAACACTTCTCTTTACCGGATTTTCTGTTTCATATGGCCAGGACAATCATAAGATGCAACCCAAGGAAACCGAAGATTGGAGTAGAAAACCGCCAGTCGTGAGCCCTGGAACAAAAAGAAATCCGCCATCGGACGCCATCGTTTTGTTTAATGGAAAAAATCTGGATAGATGGAAAAAACAAGGAAGCAACGAGCCTGCCGACTGGAAGGTGAAAAGAAAAAAGATGCAAGTCAGCCCCCCAAAAGGTGGAATAGAAAGCAGGCAGAAATTTGGTGATTGTCAATTACATATAGAATGGAAAACTCCAGTACAAGATGTAAAAGCCGGAAAAACAGGCCAGAAATGCGGTAACAGTGGTATCTTCTTAATGGGCTTATATGAAGTACAGGTATTGAATTCTTTTGAAAACGAAACCTATTATAACGGGATGGCATCCAGCATTTACAAACAACATATTCCCTTGGCCAATGCCACCTTAAAGCCTGGAAAATGGCAAAGTTATGATATCATATTCACGGCACCCACATTTAATTCCGATAAAACCTTAAAATCACCTGCATATATTACGGTCATACATAATGGCATATTGGTACAGAACCATGTTGAAATAAAAGGACCAACAACATTTATTGGACGCCCCTCATACAAGTACCATGAGGCCAAGGGGCCCATCTCTTTACAAGATCACAACAACAAAGTGAGTTATCGTAATATTTGGATTCGAGAACTATAA